The nucleotide sequence TGGCCAGCGCATAGCGCTTGTCCGGAGCCAATTCGGCCAGCTCGCTGGCGTCATAGGCCCGAGCCATTGCACGGAATTGCTTGAGCTTGGGCACCGGCACATCGATGGGAGGCAGCTGGTCGGCCAGCTGCTGCAGCATGCGGATGTGCTGCAGATAAAAACGAACTTCCTTGTTGGTCGGCCGGCCAGGCTCGCGCTTGAGTGAGTGCCAGCCAGTAAATCTGGAGCCTTCCGGTGCGCGCAGCAATTCGTCAATGAGCGTGCGCGTTGCGGGCGTCAGCGCGTGACTGATGCTGCGGTAGTACCCCAGATTGACTCGTTCACGCGCGCCAATGGCGGCCAGCTCCAGGGTGCGGAAGCCTGGCAGTTCGTAGCGGTGGTGCACCAGCTCTTCGAGCAGGACGTTCACGATGTCCGGGATGGTGTGCTTGGTCTGGGCTGCTCCGGTGGCCACCGTGTCCAGCCAGGCCAAGCCTGATTTGTCCAAGGGACGTACCCCAATGAACTTCCGAAGCTGCGGCATATGCCGGCGCTGGCTGCCGGAGGCGTCGTAGCGTTCGAGCTGGTCGGTGTCCAATACGCGCCCGAGTCGGGCGGCCTTGGCGATGTGCTTCCGGATCCGCTCGGGCACTTCGGCCAACACCGTGAAGTAACCCAGGCGCTGGAAGAGCTTGAGATGAATCAGTACCGCCAGCTGCGGTCCCGGCTTGGTGGTGAGCTGCTTGGCGAATGCAATCTCAGCGGCGGTCGGGGTGTAGATCTCCTCCAGTTCCTTGGCGGTGGGATCAGGCTTCAGTCGCGGGTAGGCGGTCTCGTGAAGGGTAGCCATTGGATCCGAAGGTTATGAGGGGATCAATCCCAGTGCCGGCCATCGCCTGTATTGAGAGACGCTTCCAGGAAACACTGGTGCGTATCGGCCATGCGGTGCATGTCATCGAGCAACGTGGCCAGGATTTCATCCAGATCCCGGTCGGGATCGGTGGGAGCTGTCAACCGGTACTCGCTGCTGGCGGTGTTCAGCCGCACAGCCTGGAACGGGGCCAAGCAGATCTCTTCGATTCGCCCCCGGGCCTTGGCCGCGCCGCGGCCGGCGCGGGCAAACGGGGTCAGCACCATGCGCAGGCGCAGCTGCAGGGCAGATTTTCCCTCGGGCGCCGGCAGCGCCATCGTCGGAGCTGGCGAGGTTGGGCTGGGCAGGCTCGCTTCAATGCGATCCCGGGCGAACGGGTCACGCCCGTCCAGGTAACGCATGGCCGACTGCACATCGCGCCAGCCCACGTACTCCATCAGCGCTTTCATGTCCCAGCCTTGGTCGTTGGCCCAGCTGGCAAAGCCGCGGCGCAGCGAATGGCTGCTGTGGAGCCCAGCATCGGCAAAACCAGCACTGGCCAGCAACTCACGCAGCAGGCGCACCAAGCTGTTGGGATGCAGGCCTTCGGCGCTCACCTGGCCCCATTGGCTGACCGCCCGAAATACCGGCCCTTCTTGCAGTTCGGCCGCCTGCAGCCACACCTGGGTCGCATCCACCGGACACAATCGCGACAACGCCGGCACCTTGTAGGTGACGCCGGCCGCCTGCCGATCGCCCTTGCTGCGCGGCAGGAAGCAGGTCATCCCCTGTCCCGGCACCAGAGTGAGATGGGCCACGTCCAGACGCAGCAGTTCATCGCCGCGGAAGCCACGCCAGAATCCGAGCAGCACCAACGCTCGGTCCCGTTGGTGACGCAGCGCCGCCGCTCCGTCGCCCCGCGCCTGTGCCGCAGCGATCGCTGCAGCCAACCAGTCATCGAGTTCGACCAGCCGCCGAATCTGGAGCGGCGCGGCTTGCTTGACCTGGCCCGGGTGCAGGGTCTGGATGCCTTTGAGCACCTTGCGCACCAGCGGCGACCGGGTCGGGTCGACAAAGCCGTGGTCGCGGTGCCAGGAGGCAATGGCGGCCAGCCGGTGGCGAAGGGTGCTGGTGGCCAAGGTCTGCGCATAGGCGGCCAGGTACCGCGCCACGCTGTCAGGTGTGGCTGGGAGGTGGCCTTGCCACTCAACCTCAAAGTGCCGCAGCGCCGACGCATAGCTGCGCACCGTGTTCTGGCGCGTGGCCGCATCGAGGTAGCGGTCCAGTTCGGTCACTGGCGCGTGGCCTCCACCGAGGCCGGCTGTCGCAGCGTTGACAGGATGGTGCATTCTGCCCGCTGACCGCCGTGGCAACTGGCAATCACCCGTTCCAGCTCGCTGGCCATGCGCTGAAGGTCAGCCATGCGCGCCCGCACGTCGGTCAGATGGCTGCGGGCCAGCCGATCCACGTCCCCGCACGAAAGCTCCTCATCGCCGGCCAACTGCAGCAGGCTGCGGACCTCTTCCAGGCTGAAGCCCAGGTCCCGGCCACGCGCAATGAAGCGCAGCCGCTCGATATCGGCCGGTCCATAGACCCGGTAACCGTTCCCCGTGCGCCCCGGGCGCGGCAGCAGGCCGATCCGCTCGTAATAGCGGATCGTCTCAAGGTGGCATCCACTGGCGTCGGCAGCCTCACTGATTTTCATTCGTAGTACGCTTGACTCCGTAGTAGCTACGGACTTTACCCTCACCGGCTGTGTCATGCCAGCGGCCCGCCCGGGCCCGGCTTCCCTGCGAATGGAGATGTTCCGATGAGTGATTGCGGCTGCCACCACGAGGCCAAGAATGCGCAGGAGCGGCGCGTCCTCTGGATCGCCCTAGCGTTGAACGCGGCGATGGCCGTGATCGGCGGCATCGCCGGCTGGGTTGCTCATTCCACTGGCCTACTGGCCGACGCTCTGGACATGCTGTCCGATGCCACCGCCTATGCCATTGGCTTGGTCGCTATCGGGCGCACGGCGCGCTTCAAGGCCAATGCCGCGTGGGTCAGCGGCAGCGTGCTGCTTGTGCTGGGTGTGGGCGTGTTGGTCGAGGTCGGCCGCCGCGTAATGTTCGGTGCCGAGCCGGTCAGCGGCTGGATGATTGGCACCGCCCTGCTGTCGCTGGTGGTAAACGTGACGGTACTGCGCATGCTGGCGCCGCTGAAGTCCGGCGAGGTGCATCTGCGGGCGACCTGGCTGTTCACCCGGGCTGATGTGGTCGCCAATGTTGGCGTAATCCTGGCCGGCCTCCTGGTGTGGTGGCTGGCCAGCCCGTACCCAGATTTCGTGATCGGCGCCCTGATCGGCCTGTATGTGATCAAGGAAGCCTTCGAGATCTTGGGTGATGCCCGCCGGGCACGTGCCGACGCGCGCAAGACGGCTGCATGACCAGGCTTGGCCGGCTGGGTTCTGGCCTGCGCTGGCTCCTGCTGGCGCACTTGGCCGTGGGCCTGGTGGCGCAGCCGGTGCTGGCACTGGTCGGCGAGCTGCATGCCCAGACCCATCTGGCCGCTGCCGACCGTGGCCCGGCAGTGGCGCCACCAGCTGCCGAGCGTGGCGTAGACGTCGCCCTGCATCGGCTTCAGCAGCTGGTGCTGTGTTGCGGCCAAGCCGTGCCGGCCCCTGAGATCCTACTGGCCGTGGCGGACATCGGTCGGTACTTGCACGAGCTGGACGCCGATACGCCCCGGTATCCGCCCGCGCACCTGATCGCGCCATTCCGACCGCCGATCGCAGGGTGAGGTCGGCCGGCATGCGCCGGCGCCATGTCGATATCGAGAACCTTCGGAGTACTTCCATGCATGTGCGATTGGCGGCTATAGCCGCATGGCTGCTGTTGGGCGGCGCGGTGACGACGCCGGCGGCGGCTGCCGACTTGATGACCTTGGACGACGCGTTCGCGCGTGTGGCCCAAACCCATCCCGAGCTGCGCCTGGTCGATGCGCGGGCCACAGTGCTCGCTGCCGAGCGCGATCAGGCCGTTCAACGCCCACCGTGGACGGTCGGTGCCGAGGTCGAAAATGCCTTAGGCACGGGCGCGGCCCGTGGTCTGGACAGCGCCGAGCTGACCTTGAGCCTGAGTTCGGTCCTGGAGCGCGGCGGCAAGCTCGACGCGCGTCGTACCCTGGCCCAGAGCCGGATCGATGCGCTGGCCGTGCAGCGGGAGACCGGTCGGCTGGATCTGCTCGCCGAGACGGCGCAGCGCTATCTGGCCGTCGTTGGCGCCGACCGTCAGCGCCGGCTGGCGGACGTGGATGTCGGCCAGCGCCAGCGGACCGTGGCGGCCGCCCGGCAGCGCCTGCAGGCCGGTGCTTCGCCCGAATCGGTGGTGCTCACCGCGCAGGCAGCGCTGGCGCGGGCCGAGCTGACCCGTGGTCGGGCCGAGCAGCAGCGAATCGCCGCTCGTCAGCATCTGGCCGCACTGTGGGGCGAACGTGCTCCCAGCTTCGAGGTCGCCGCGGCCGATCCCATGGTCTTGCCGGCGATCGCATCCATGCAGACGCTGGCCGAGGAGCTGGAGCGGACTCCGGAACTGGCGCAGTTTGCCGACGCCCGTCGGATCGCGCAGGCACGACTGCAGCTGGCGCGTTCGGCGGCCGCGCCGGACCTGTCCTGGCAGCTCGGTGTGCGCCGCCTGCAGGAGTCCGATGACACCGCGCTGGTGGCCAGCCTGTCCATGCCGCTGGGCAGCCGCAGCCGTGCACAGCCGGAGATTCACGCCGGCGAAGCCGAGCTGGAGGTCCTGACGATCGAGCGTGAGGCCAAGGGCCTGTCGCTGTACTCCACGCTGGTCGAGGCCCATGGCCGCTATACCGTGGCGCAGGCCGAGGTGGCGCGGCTGCAAGGCGACGTACTGCCGAAGCTGGCCCGGGCCGAGCAGGCTGCCGAGCGCGCCTATCGCGCCGGCGCGATCAGCTACCTGGAATGGGCACAGCTGCAGTCCGACGGCACGGCCATGGCCCAGCAGCAGCTGGACGTAGCCTTGGATGCGCAACGCGCCCTGATCGAAATTCAACGACTGACCGGCCAGGCGCTTGTAACGCCGCCGGCGGCCGCTTCATTTGGAGATAGCCCATGAGCCGTTTTTCCTGGACCGCACTGGGCATGGCCCTGTTGCTAACTGCCTGCAATGCGTCCGCCCCCAACGAAGCCTCCGAGGGCGGCGCCGCCGCTGAGGGCGAAGAACACGGCGAGCACGAGGAAGCGCCGCTGGAGACCAAGATCGCGGCCAAAGCTGCGCAGGCGGCAGGTATCCAGGTCGCGCCGGCGGGTCCAGGTGAGATTGCTGATGAGCATGAGGTACAAGGGCTGCTGACCCCGATTGACGGGCGCATCGCGCAGGTCACTGCACGCTTCCCCGGGCCGGTCCGCTCCGTGCGAGCGGGCGTGGGTGATCAGGTGCGGGCCGGCCAGGCACTGGCCACGGTAGAGAGCAATCTGAGCCTGACCAGCTACACCGTCACTGCGCCAATCAGTGGCGTGGTGATGGCGCGCACGGCCGCCGTGGGCATGGCGGCGGCTGAGGGCGCGCCGCTGTTCGAGGTCGCCGACCTATCCACCTTGTGGGTGGACCTGCACATCTTCGGCGCCGACGCCCAGCACATCGGTGCCGGCGTGCCGGTGACGGTCACCCGCTTGAGCGATGGAGTGACGGCGCAAACCACCTTGGAGCGCGTCCTGCCCGGCACTGCCACCGCCAGCCAAAGCACCATCGCGCGCGCCACCGTGGCCAACACCGATGGTCTGTGGCGGCCGGGTTCGGCGGTCAAGGCGCGGGTCACCGTGGATCGCCAATCGGCGGCGCTGGTGGTACCGATCACTGCGCTGCAGACCGCAGAAGACCAGGACGTGGTTTACGTGCAGCAGGGCGAGACCTACCACACCCGGCCGGTCAAGCTGGGGCGCCGCGACGCCGAACGCGCCGAAGTGCTGGAAGGCCTCAAGGCCGGTGAACAGGTGGTAGTGGCCCAGAGCTTCCTGATCAAGGCCGACATCGAAAAATCCACCGTCGAAGAAGACCATTGAGGCCCGCCATGCTCGAACGCCTCATTGGGCTGTCCATTCGCCATCGCTGGCTGACGCTGGTGCTCACCGCTGCGCTGGTTGCGCTGGGCGTGTGGAGCTACCGCCACCTCTCCATCGACGCCACGCCGGACATCACCAACGTCCAGGTCCAGATCAACACCCAAGCCCCGGGTTACTCGCCGCTGGAGGCCGAGCAACGGGTGACCTTCGCCATCGAAACGGCCATGGCCGGCCTGCCCAAACTGGACTACAGCCGCTCGCTGTCGCGCTACGGGCTTTCGCAGGTCACCGTCGTCTTCAAGGACGGCACCGACCTGTACTTCGCCCGCCAGCAGGTCGCCGAGCGCCTGCAGCAAATCGCTTCCCAGCTGCCGGAAGGATTGGACCCGGAAATGGGGCCCATCTCCACCGGCCTGGGCGAGATCTTCATGTATACCGTGGAGGCCGAGCCCAACGCTCGCAAGCCCGACGGCACGCCGTACACGGCCACGGACCTGCGCACCCTGCAGGACTGGGTGATCCGGCCGCAGCTGCGCACTACCGCTGGCGTCACCGAGGTCAACACCATCGGCGGCTTTGAGCGGCAGATCCACATCACCCCCGACCCGGCCCAGCTGGTGGCGCTGGGATTCACGTTGAACGACGTGGTCGCCGCGGTCATGCGCAATAACCAGAACATCGGCGCCGGCTACATCGAACGCAACGGCCAGCAGTTCCTGGTGCGCGTGCCCGGCCAGCTGGCCAATCTGGAGGCGATCGGCAACATCGTGCTGGACCGGCGCGATGGCGTGCCCATCCGGGTGCGCGATGTCGCAAGCGTCGGCGAAGGCAAGGAGCTGCGCACGGGCGCGGCCACCCAGAACGGCCATGAGGTCGTGGTCGGTACCGCTTTCATGCTGTTCGGCGCCAACAGCCGGGAGGTCTCCCAAGCGGCTGCGGCCAAGCTGGACGCCGCCAACGCCAGCTTGCCCCCGGGCGTGCATGCCAAGGCCGTGTATGACCGCACCGCGCTGGTGGACCGCACCATCAATACCGTGTCCAAGAACCTGATCGAGGGCGCGCTGCTGGTCGTGGTGGTGCTTTTCCTGCTGCTGGGCAATGTGCGCGCTTCGCTGATCACCGCCGCAGTGATTCCGCTGGCGATGCTGTTCACCATCATCGGCATGGTCCGTGGCGGCGTGTCGGGCAACCTGATGAGCCTGGGCGCGCTGGACTTCGGCCTGATCGTGGACGGGGCGGTGATCATCATCGAGAACTGCCTGCGTCGGTTCGGGGAGGCGCAGCACGCACTGGGCCGCCAGCTCAACGATGAAGAGCGCTATGACCTGACCGCCTCGGCCACCGCCGAGGTGATCCGTCCCAGCCTGTTTGGCCTGGGCATCATCGCGGCGGTCTACCTGCCGATCTTCGCGCTGTCCGGGGTGGAAGGAAAAATGTTCCACCCGATGGCGATCACGGTGGTGCTGGCCCTGACCGGTGCCATGGTGTTGTCGCTGACCTTTGTGCCGGCAGCGATCGCCACCTTCCTGCGCGGCCGCGTGGCTGAGCACGACAACCGTCTGATGCGCTGGTCGCGCGCCCGCTACACGCCGCTATTGGATTGGGCGCTGCGCCGGCGGGTCGTGGTGCTGACAGGCGCGGCCGTGCTGGTGGTGGGCTGTGGCGTGCTGGCCACTCGCCTGGGCTCGGAGTTCGTACCGAGCCTGGATGAAGGCGACATCACCTTGCAGCCCATGCGTATTCCCGGCACCAGCCTGGAGCAGTCGGTGGCTATGCAGGAAACGCTGGAGAAGCGCTTGGCCCAGTTCCCGGAGGTGGCCAACATCTTCTCCAAGATCGGCACCGCCGAGGTGGCCACCGATCCTATGCCGCCGTCGATGGCCGACACTTTCCTGATGCTCAAACCCCGCGACCAGTGGCCCGATCCGCGCAAGCCCAAGGCCGAGTTGGTGGAAGAGCTGGAGGCGGCGGCCAAGGAAATTCCGGGCAGCAACTACGAGTTCACCCAGCCCATCCAGATGCGCACCAACGAGTTGATCTCCGGCGTCCGCTCTGATGTTGCAGTCAAGGTCTACGGTGACAACCTGGACCAGCTGACCCGTCTGGCCAGCCGGGTGGAGCGCGTCATGCGCAGCGTCCCCGGCGCCGAGGACGTCAAGGCCGAGCAGGTCTCCGGCCTGCCATTGCTCACCATCACGCCAGATCCGGCGGCATTGGCACGGTACGGCCTGAATCC is from Stenotrophomonas bentonitica and encodes:
- a CDS encoding site-specific integrase, coding for MTELDRYLDAATRQNTVRSYASALRHFEVEWQGHLPATPDSVARYLAAYAQTLATSTLRHRLAAIASWHRDHGFVDPTRSPLVRKVLKGIQTLHPGQVKQAAPLQIRRLVELDDWLAAAIAAAQARGDGAAALRHQRDRALVLLGFWRGFRGDELLRLDVAHLTLVPGQGMTCFLPRSKGDRQAAGVTYKVPALSRLCPVDATQVWLQAAELQEGPVFRAVSQWGQVSAEGLHPNSLVRLLRELLASAGFADAGLHSSHSLRRGFASWANDQGWDMKALMEYVGWRDVQSAMRYLDGRDPFARDRIEASLPSPTSPAPTMALPAPEGKSALQLRLRMVLTPFARAGRGAAKARGRIEEICLAPFQAVRLNTASSEYRLTAPTDPDRDLDEILATLLDDMHRMADTHQCFLEASLNTGDGRHWD
- a CDS encoding MerR family transcriptional regulator, whose product is MKISEAADASGCHLETIRYYERIGLLPRPGRTGNGYRVYGPADIERLRFIARGRDLGFSLEEVRSLLQLAGDEELSCGDVDRLARSHLTDVRARMADLQRMASELERVIASCHGGQRAECTILSTLRQPASVEATRQ
- a CDS encoding cation transporter, yielding MSDCGCHHEAKNAQERRVLWIALALNAAMAVIGGIAGWVAHSTGLLADALDMLSDATAYAIGLVAIGRTARFKANAAWVSGSVLLVLGVGVLVEVGRRVMFGAEPVSGWMIGTALLSLVVNVTVLRMLAPLKSGEVHLRATWLFTRADVVANVGVILAGLLVWWLASPYPDFVIGALIGLYVIKEAFEILGDARRARADARKTAA
- a CDS encoding TolC family protein; amino-acid sequence: MHVRLAAIAAWLLLGGAVTTPAAAADLMTLDDAFARVAQTHPELRLVDARATVLAAERDQAVQRPPWTVGAEVENALGTGAARGLDSAELTLSLSSVLERGGKLDARRTLAQSRIDALAVQRETGRLDLLAETAQRYLAVVGADRQRRLADVDVGQRQRTVAAARQRLQAGASPESVVLTAQAALARAELTRGRAEQQRIAARQHLAALWGERAPSFEVAAADPMVLPAIASMQTLAEELERTPELAQFADARRIAQARLQLARSAAAPDLSWQLGVRRLQESDDTALVASLSMPLGSRSRAQPEIHAGEAELEVLTIEREAKGLSLYSTLVEAHGRYTVAQAEVARLQGDVLPKLARAEQAAERAYRAGAISYLEWAQLQSDGTAMAQQQLDVALDAQRALIEIQRLTGQALVTPPAAASFGDSP
- a CDS encoding efflux RND transporter periplasmic adaptor subunit, whose protein sequence is MSRFSWTALGMALLLTACNASAPNEASEGGAAAEGEEHGEHEEAPLETKIAAKAAQAAGIQVAPAGPGEIADEHEVQGLLTPIDGRIAQVTARFPGPVRSVRAGVGDQVRAGQALATVESNLSLTSYTVTAPISGVVMARTAAVGMAAAEGAPLFEVADLSTLWVDLHIFGADAQHIGAGVPVTVTRLSDGVTAQTTLERVLPGTATASQSTIARATVANTDGLWRPGSAVKARVTVDRQSAALVVPITALQTAEDQDVVYVQQGETYHTRPVKLGRRDAERAEVLEGLKAGEQVVVAQSFLIKADIEKSTVEEDH
- a CDS encoding efflux RND transporter permease subunit, giving the protein MLERLIGLSIRHRWLTLVLTAALVALGVWSYRHLSIDATPDITNVQVQINTQAPGYSPLEAEQRVTFAIETAMAGLPKLDYSRSLSRYGLSQVTVVFKDGTDLYFARQQVAERLQQIASQLPEGLDPEMGPISTGLGEIFMYTVEAEPNARKPDGTPYTATDLRTLQDWVIRPQLRTTAGVTEVNTIGGFERQIHITPDPAQLVALGFTLNDVVAAVMRNNQNIGAGYIERNGQQFLVRVPGQLANLEAIGNIVLDRRDGVPIRVRDVASVGEGKELRTGAATQNGHEVVVGTAFMLFGANSREVSQAAAAKLDAANASLPPGVHAKAVYDRTALVDRTINTVSKNLIEGALLVVVVLFLLLGNVRASLITAAVIPLAMLFTIIGMVRGGVSGNLMSLGALDFGLIVDGAVIIIENCLRRFGEAQHALGRQLNDEERYDLTASATAEVIRPSLFGLGIIAAVYLPIFALSGVEGKMFHPMAITVVLALTGAMVLSLTFVPAAIATFLRGRVAEHDNRLMRWSRARYTPLLDWALRRRVVVLTGAAVLVVGCGVLATRLGSEFVPSLDEGDITLQPMRIPGTSLEQSVAMQETLEKRLAQFPEVANIFSKIGTAEVATDPMPPSMADTFLMLKPRDQWPDPRKPKAELVEELEAAAKEIPGSNYEFTQPIQMRTNELISGVRSDVAVKVYGDNLDQLTRLASRVERVMRSVPGAEDVKAEQVSGLPLLTITPDPAALARYGLNPGDVQETVATAIGGSVAGQLIEGDRRFDLVVRLPESQRQDPAVLADLPIPLPASTSVDESSRLATGANGGPRTVPLREVAKIQVERGPNQINRENGKRRVVITANVRERDLGGFVGDLRTRIGQDVRLPEGYWIDYGGTFEQLISATQRLGVVVPVTLALIFALLFMAFGSAKDAAIVFSGVPLALTGGVLALALRGIPLSISAGVGFIALSGVAVLNGLVMIAFIRRLREQGDPLDDAVRDGALGRLRPVLMTALVASLGFLPMALNIGAGSEVQRPLATVVIGGIVSSTALTLLVLPVLYRWLHRDRAPRAGGSALESSTP